In one Polaribacter sp. ALD11 genomic region, the following are encoded:
- a CDS encoding DUF6508 domain-containing protein: MKINLIEAIEKTKIENGVFPNLYRADDKIRNNFITLYRKHNWQIIFDWTIWDEGKIISRNKNFNYSTINFETKCKLLTAIVRNDRFYDGAIIEALNSGLILKILKTI, from the coding sequence ATGAAAATTAATCTTATTGAAGCTATAGAAAAAACTAAAATTGAGAATGGAGTTTTCCCTAATTTATATAGAGCTGATGATAAAATAAGAAATAATTTTATAACCTTATATAGAAAACATAATTGGCAAATTATTTTTGATTGGACTATATGGGATGAAGGAAAAATAATTTCTAGAAACAAAAATTTTAATTATTCTACTATTAATTTTGAAACTAAATGTAAATTATTAACTGCAATTGTTAGAAATGATAGGTTTTATGATGGAGCAATTATTGAAGCTTTAAATTCTGGGTTAATTCTTAAGATTCTAAAAACTATTTAA
- the mqo gene encoding malate dehydrogenase (quinone): MSFKKEYDLICVGGGIMSATLALITKLLKPEMNILILERLDKVAQESSAAWNNAGTGHSALCELNYCPEEDGEISIKKAIDICTQYETSKQFWSYLVNKGLLKNPNEFIATVKHHSWVLGKENATYLENRFHAMKDHFMFDSIKFTREINKMKAWFPLIANDRTEDEIMAASRIDRGTEMNYGSLTEKLFSILENEFDTPVHCNMEVLDIDPDTDLDWTVEVRNLKTKEEYQLEAEHVFIGAGGGSLLLLQKVEIEEKEGYGGFPVSGEWLVCTNEDIIKQHDAKVYSKAGLGDPPMSTPHLDTRYIDGKRQLMFGPFAGFSPKFLKEGSNLDLFKSIQFDNIPAMFGAFWHNLPLTKYLIEQVLMSKEDRMNSLRKFVKNANAEDWEIMVAGQRVQIIKKDEFEGGILQFGTEVISSKDGSITCLLGASPGASTATSIMLEVIEKAFPELTNSIKGKQLLKEMVPFYKTNVTKELFDEQLEKSKVSLRL; the protein is encoded by the coding sequence ATGAGTTTCAAAAAAGAATACGATTTAATCTGTGTTGGTGGTGGAATTATGAGTGCAACTTTAGCACTTATTACCAAGTTATTAAAACCAGAAATGAATATTCTAATTTTAGAAAGATTAGATAAAGTTGCACAAGAAAGTTCTGCGGCTTGGAACAATGCAGGAACAGGCCATTCTGCTTTGTGTGAGCTGAATTATTGTCCGGAAGAAGATGGGGAAATTTCAATAAAAAAAGCCATTGATATTTGTACACAATATGAAACTTCGAAACAGTTTTGGTCTTATTTAGTAAATAAAGGCTTACTTAAAAATCCTAATGAATTTATTGCCACCGTAAAACATCATAGTTGGGTTTTAGGAAAAGAAAATGCCACTTATTTAGAAAATAGATTTCATGCAATGAAAGATCATTTTATGTTCGATTCTATTAAGTTTACAAGAGAAATTAACAAAATGAAAGCGTGGTTTCCTTTAATTGCAAATGATAGAACGGAAGACGAAATTATGGCAGCCTCTAGAATTGATAGAGGAACAGAAATGAATTACGGTAGCTTAACTGAAAAATTATTTTCAATCTTAGAAAATGAATTCGATACGCCAGTGCATTGCAATATGGAAGTGTTGGATATTGATCCGGATACCGATTTAGATTGGACAGTAGAAGTTAGAAATTTAAAAACGAAAGAAGAATATCAATTAGAAGCGGAGCATGTTTTTATTGGTGCTGGAGGAGGAAGTTTATTACTACTTCAGAAAGTAGAAATTGAAGAAAAAGAGGGGTATGGAGGTTTTCCTGTAAGTGGAGAATGGCTGGTTTGTACGAATGAAGATATTATAAAACAACATGACGCAAAAGTATATAGCAAAGCCGGACTTGGAGATCCACCAATGTCTACACCACATTTAGACACCCGTTATATTGATGGAAAACGTCAACTGATGTTTGGACCTTTTGCAGGTTTTAGTCCGAAATTTTTAAAAGAAGGGTCTAATTTAGATTTGTTTAAATCTATTCAATTTGATAATATTCCCGCTATGTTTGGCGCTTTTTGGCACAATTTACCCTTAACTAAATATCTCATTGAGCAAGTTTTAATGAGTAAAGAAGACAGAATGAATTCTTTACGCAAATTTGTAAAGAATGCGAATGCAGAAGATTGGGAAATTATGGTTGCAGGTCAAAGAGTTCAGATTATTAAAAAGGATGAATTTGAAGGCGGAATATTGCAATTTGGTACAGAAGTAATTTCTAGTAAAGATGGCAGTATTACGTGTTTATTAGGCGCATCTCCAGGAGCTTCCACAGCAACTTCTATTATGTTAGAAGTAATTGAAAAAGCATTTCCTGAGTTAACAAATTCTATTAAAGGAAAACAACTTTTAAAAGAAATGGTACCTTTTTATAAAACAAATGTAACTAAAGAATTGTTTGATGAGCAGTTGGAGAAGAGTAAGGTTTCTTTGAGGTTGTAA